The nucleotide window ACCAAACCGGAAATGGTGGTAAAATCCCCTTTAGGAAATTTCAAATTGAGAATTTTCTCCGCTTCCGATATCGAAGTATTCCCATGCAACAAGAATTGTCTGCTGCTTATTTGTTTAATATCTTCTTCCGTTGTCCATATCGCAACATCACCCAGAAATATCTCCATGATGTCGGAGGATGTCACAAGTCCCGCGGTTCCGCCGAATTCGTCGATGACGATCGCGGAGTAAACTCTCTCCGCCCTGAATTCCTCGAGCACGTCGAGCACCGAAATGCTTTCCGGGACGAAAATCACATCGCTTACCAGATGTTCGATCGTATCGACATTTTTGAAAATGTGCTTTGCATGGACAACGCCTACAATATTGTCGATCGACGAATCGTAAATTATGACCTTTGTTTTCCCGGTTTTTTCGAACAGCTCGCGTAGTTTGTCAATCTCCGTGCGAATATCTACCGCAATAAGTTGCGTTCTCGGCACGCAAAAATTTCTCACGGGCAGGTTCGCATTGACAAGCAATCTTCTGATGATGTCCGATTCTATTTTATCGAGATATCCGCTTGAAACGCTTTCTCCAAGAAAGCGATACACGTCGCGTTTCTGGAAAATTGCTGTCCTTTCCGGCGAGCGGAGCACGACGCGGACGATGAACTTCGAGAAATCTGCAGTGAAGTTCACCAAAGGGTTCGCAATAAAGTAAAACGCTCTCACAAACGGAAGGATAAGTTGAGCGGTTGTCTCAGGACTTTCGAGCGCCAAACTCTTCGGGATCAGCTCGCCAAAAATAAACCCAGTCAAAGTAGTTAAGGGAAGAAGAACCGACGCTCCTACTCCCAGTCCCTCGTGAAAAAAAATCTCCGACACAGATGAGAAGGTAGTTATCGCCAACGAACTGGCGACAACCACGGTAGCGAAGAAAAGCTCATTCTGTTTGAGAAAAAAGAACACCGAATTTGCTTCAAATCCAGAGCCGCTATTAACTGTCAAGGCGACCTTGTCGGCGGCAACGAACGACGTCTCGGCGGCAGAGAAAATCGCTACCAGCACCAGGGAAAAAATTATTGTGAGAATCATTTCAGGTCAACGCGAGACAACACAAGGGAGTTCACGGATGCCGCAAGTCCCGGATTTTTTTTATGATCGCTATCCCAACCAAAACTATAAGCGCAGCTGACAAATCTATTAGAAGATCCTTCAATTCTTCGGTGCGCCCGGGTACAAAGGACTGATGATATTCATCGCTCATGCCGTATACTCCGACGACCAGAAAGGCAAAAATGAAAACTACGATGTGGCCGAATTTCCCAAGGCGAAGATAGTAGTGATCCAGTGCTCTATAACAAAGATAATACAGTATCCCATACAAGGTCGCGTGAGCAATTAAATGCGCATAGGGAAACTCAATCTTTGCAAGTGTTGAACCCGGAATTGAAGAAAGCGTGAATATAAATGCCATCCAAATCAACACAGGCAGGAGAAATGCAACGAAGTCAGGATATTTTTTCAAATTCAACAATATCTCCATCCTGTATTTTCTTGAAAGCCGCGGGCAGACTCTCAATGACATCCGTCGCCATGAGTGAATACATTCCCTTGGATTCGAGCGCGATATCGCCAGCCACACTGTGGATATAAACCCCCGCAATGGCCGCATCCAGCGGCTCTAATTTCTGTCCGACTAAGGCAGCAATAATTCCTGTGAGGACATCTCCCATTCCCGCGGTGGCCATTCCGGGATTTCCATGAACATTGACGAAGACTCTTTCATCTTTTGAGGCGATCACGGTCGGCGAGCCCTTCAAAACAAGAGTAACCTGTCGTTCTTTCGCATACCGGCGGGCAACCTCAATTCTGTTCTTGGCAATTTCCTGAGGAGAGAGCCTGCTCAGCTGACTGAATTCTCCGTGGTGAGGGGTCATGATTATGTCTGTATGAGTCTCCATCAGTATCTCCGGCTGGTCGGCAATTGCATCCAACGCATCGGCATCTATCACAGTTTTACCGGTATGACTTCGAAGAAGCTTGACTAGAAGCTGGGAAGTTTCTTGATTCCTCGAAAGGCCTGGACCGACGACCAGCACGTCTGCCCACTGAAGGTTTTTCTGAATCTGAAGCAACACTGCGAGTGAAAGACTTCCGTCTCTGGTTTGAGGAAGCGGAAGTGTCATCACCTCAGTCAGCTTCGATTCGAAAATTTGATTTAACTCAGATGGTACTCCGAGCACCACCGAACCGGCACCGGCACGCATCGCGGCTTGACCAACCATTACTCCGGCTCCCGTCATGCCGACGGATCCTACAAGTCCGAAAATCTTGCCGACGGCATGCTTGTAGGTTTCCGCCTTTCGCAAGGGGAGCAAATTTCTGACATCGCTGCACTCTATGACATAAGTGTTGGCCTTCTCGAGCGTTACGAGTGTGGACGGCATACCGATGTCGAGCACGTAGACTTTTCCGGAATTGTCCTTTCCTTCATTCATGATCAAGCCGCGCTTGACGTACGCCATGGTCGCCGTAGCCGTGGCCGCTGCAGCAGACGTGTAGATCGCACCATTGCTGGAATTGATTCCGCTTGGGACATCGACCGCGAGAATGGGTATAAGCGTCTTAGTCATGAGCTCAATTGCTTTTTGCGCCTCATCCTTCGGTTCACCGGATAGTCCGGTACCGAGTACCGCATCGATAACGAGATCGAATTCATTCAAATAAATTACGCTGCTTTCAAATTCATAAATTTCGATTTTTGAACGATCAAACGGAGACAGCCTCAATTTGTCCAGAAAAGTCCTCGCATCACCGGTAATTTCGTCGGTTTTACCCGCAACATATACTTTAACCGCCGCTCCCTTCTGCGCAAGATAATATGAAGCACCGAATCCATCACCGCCATTATTGCCCGTGCCGCAAAGGACCGCAATCTTTTTCCCCTGAAGATCTCCAAGCATCCTCGCTGCCACTTCAGCCACCCCGAGGCTTGCTTTGTTCATCAGTGACTCGCTGGTGACCTTTCCATCTTCAACAGCTTCACTGTCACACATTCTCATTTCATCTGCTGTTAACAACTGTTCCATGTTATGCTCCCTCGCAAGAAAAATTGTGCGAACCTAAGCTCGCCATACATATTAAAATAATTTCTCAGTAAATGCCACCACGTAGGCAGGTGCAATGCCCAACCCGATGACCGATAACGCAGCGATAATCAAAGCCGTCACCGCCAACTTTGACACCGGAGCGCGACCGGCTGCTTCCGGCAAATCCTCTCCGGAACGAGTCCGTTCTGAGAAGTACATATTAACCACAACATTAATATAAAAGTATACGGAAACGACACTCGCTAAAACACCGACCACCGCCAGCCATGTCATGTTTGCAGTCACAGCTGAGGCAAACAAATAGTATTTTCCGAAGAAACCTGCAAAAGGTGGAATGCCTGCAAGTGAAAACATGAACAGCGCCATAAGTGCAGAAATAAATGGATGATTCGAGCAAAGACCAGCATAGTCGGAAATCGCCAAATACTTTCCTTCCTTGTTTTCAAGAATCGAAACGACCCCGAACGCGCCGATCTGCATAAAAGTGTAAGCAAGCATGTAATACAGAACTCCTGTTCTCCCGATCTCATTTGCCGAAGCGATACCGACCAGCGCATAACCGGCGTGGGCTATGCTGGAGTAAGCAAGCATTCGCTTAATATTCTGCTGGACAAGAGCAACGATGTTGCCCAGTACCATGGTCGCCGCGGCCAGATAAGCAATCACCAATCGGATCTCCCATGAAGGGTGGACCGAATAATTGAAGACGACGACCAATGCTGAAAACGCCGCCGCTTTGCTCCCGGTCGACATGAAGCCGGATACCGTGGTCGGAGACCCTTCGTAGACATCAGGTACCCACATGTGAAACGGCACGGCCGAGATTTTAAAACTCAGCCCTATCAGAATTAAAGCAGCGCCGATCCAGAGAATCGGATTATTCTGGATGGATGCAAACTTGTCTAGAATCGCCGCGAGATTCGTCGTACCGCTCGCGCCGTACACAAGTGAAATTCCGAAGAGGAAAAAACCCGTCGCAAATGCGCCGAGCAAGAAATATTTCAAGGATGCTTCGTTTGATTTCGCATCTCTTCGAATAAATCCGGCTAAGACATAGAGACTGATCGACATCAATTCGAGTCCGATAAATAAGACCATTAAATCCCGTGCGCTGGCCATAAGCATCATGCCGACAGTTGCAAATATTATCAAAGCATAATACTCACCAAAATGGATCCCCTCACGTTCAAGATAAGACTTTGAGAGAAGCACGCTCAAGATTGCGCTCACTACAAAAACCATTTCAAAAAAAGCCGGGAATTTTCCAGTGAATACGGAGCCGTTGAATGCGGCGCCCGGAGCAAAGTATGTGTTAGCGGTCAACAACCCGGATATCACCAAGCCGAGAATTGTCACCCAATACAAAGCATCGGCAGATTTTTTGAACGATACGTCAATAATGAGCACCAGCAAAGAAAGACCGCTCAGGAAAATTATCGGACTGACGGAAATCACGTCGTTGTAATTAAAAGCCATTGCAATCTCCGGACATTAATTCATGCTTAGTTCTTCTCGGGCTATTCATTGATGAAGCTTTTGAGTTCAGGCTTGATATTAAAGAATAAGACACCATGGATGGAGTTAGGCACAAATCCATCGCTCGATATTCATCCGCATAATTTACCATTGCGACGCCGCCAGGCCGCCGACCTTTGCTTTTATCAACGTATCCACCAAAGCTTTCACGGCCGGTTCGCTTTTGGATAGGAAAGTGTTGGGATGAACTCCAATCCAAACGACAAAAATTACCATCGCGGCAAGCACCGCGATTTCATGGTAATGCAAATCGATCATCTTTTCATTCTCCGGCTTTTCAACGGTAGCGAAAAATACGCGCTGGTACATCCATAATAAATAAACTGCTGCGAGTATTACTCCGCCGGTAGCGGCTATCGCATAGGCGCTGCTTCCAAGAAATTCGCTCTTGAACGATCCCACGAGAATGAGAAACTCACCGACGAAACCATTCAGCCCAGGCAAACCCACCGAGCCAAGCATCGCGATCATGAAAAACGTTGAAAGAATCGGAACAACTCTTGCAATTCCTCCGAAATCACTTATCAGCCTCGTGTGCCTCCTGTCGTAAAGCATTCCGACCAATAAGAATAACATCCCTGTTGTGAGGCCATGATTGATCATTTGAATTACGGAACCCTGAACTGATTCAACTGTGATTGCAAAAATTCCGAGCACGACGAATCCAAGATGCGCGACGGACGAATATGCGACCAACTTCTTCAAATCTTTCTGAACCATGGAGACAAGTGCGCCGTAAACGATTCCGATAATCGCAAGTATTGCCAGCAGCGGAAGAAATTTGAATGCAGCCTGAGGAAAAAGCGGCAGAGAGAATCTTAAGAAGCCGTAAGTCCCCATTTTCAACAAGACGCCGGCAAGAAGAACGCTTCCCGCCATAGGAGCTTCGGTGTGCGCGTCGGGAAGCCACGTGTGGAGCGGAAATATGGGGACCTTGATCGCAAAGCTCAGTGTAAAAGCGAGAAACATCCACACCTGTATCGCGATTGGAATTGCCGGACCGACCTGATAAAGGGTCACAAGATTTGTCGTGAACCTTCCGCCAGGGAGCGTTCCGGCATAATACCCAAGCCAGATTATTGCGACCAACATCAGTAAGCTCCCGAACATCGTATAAATAAAAAACTTTACGGCTGCGTAAATTTTTCTTTCGTGCCCCCAGATTCCTATTATGAAGTACATCGGGATAAGCATCGCCTCCCAGAAAATATAGAATAAGAATAGATCGAGCGACGAGAAAACGCCCAACATGCCGGCCTCCAGCAAAAGGACAAAAAAGTTAAAGGCCTTGATGCGTGTCGTTATCGAATTCCAGGACGCGATCAGCGATATCAATGTCAGGAACGTGGTTAAAACGATGAGCAGCAGTGAAATGCCGTCGATACCGAGATGATACGATGCATCCAGGCTGTATATCCATGGCACATATTCGACGAATTGAAAGCCCGGTTTCGCGGCGTCAAAGCTGAGATAAAGAAATATCGAAAATGCAAAAGTCACAGCGGCAAAAAGGACGGAAATACTCTTCACGAGAGTCTTGGTGCGAATCAAAAGAAGCACCACCGCTCCAACCAGCGGTGTAAAAACTACGTATGATAATAAGTTCTCAGTCATCGGTTGTCAGTTGTCAGTGAGCATATATGAGGAATCCGATAATTATGATTATGCCGATTACGAATATGAGCGCGTAGTTCTGAACAAAGCCGGTTTGAACTCTGCGCAGTATTTTCCCGAAAAACCCGACAATTCTTCCTACACCGTTCACGGTGCCGTCGATTACGATCTCATCCAGCCCGCGCCGCAAATACCTGTCGCTCACAAAAACAAGCGGCCGTACCACGATTGCCTGAAAGATTTCATCGATATAATATTTGTTCAAGAGGATTTCGTAAAAGTCGCCGACAGATCTGCGGAGTTTAGCGGAAAGTTCCGGTCTCTTTCTATAAGCGGCATAAGCAAGGTAAATTCCCCCTATGCACAGCAAAACCGAAACTATCATCAACATATACTCCGTCGAGGCATCGGTGAAAAAGACCGACGACATCTTGGCTTGAGCATTTTCGAACGCCGGTTCTAAAAACTTGTCGAAGTTCTCGCCTCCGCCGAGTACGGACGGAATCCCAATCCAGCCGCCAACTACCGAGAGAACACCGAGCACCCAGAGCGGAACAAGCATTGTCGCACGTGCATCATGGACATGCAGGTGGTGGACATCGAAACGCGGTTTCCCTTCAAAAGTCATAATAAATAATCTGAATATGTAGAAAGCGGTAAGGAATGCCGTGATCGCACCGATCACCCAAAGGACGGGCGAACTTGCAAAAGCATAAGAGAGAATCTCATCCTTGCTGAAAAAACCCGCGAGAGGAGGGATGCCGGAAATCGCGAGACTTGCCAGCAGGAAAGTCTTATATGTACCCGGCATGAACGTTTTTAAGCCGCCCATGTTGCGTAAATCCTGCTCTTCGTGCAGAGCGTGAATGATGGCGCCCGCTCCGAGAAACAAGAGTGCTTTGAAAAATGCGTGCGTCATAAGATGGAACAGCCCTGCCCCGAACGCGCCCACTCCAACCGCAAGAAACATGTAACCGAGCTGACTGATCGTCGAATAGGCCAAAACTTTTTTTATATCGTTCTGAACAAGTCCCATGCTCGCAGCATAAATCGCCGTAACGGCACCAACAATTGCCACGATAAGCATTGCGGTCGGAGCGAGCGCATATAGGACAGCGCTTCTCGCTATCATGTAGACACCTGCGGTGACCATAGTCGCCGCGTGAATCAGGGCCGAAACAGGAGTCGGGCCTGCCATGGCGTCGGGAAGCCAGATGTAAAGTGGAATCTGGGCGCTCTTCCCCGTCGCCCCGATGAAAAACAGGACCGCAATCCACGTTACGGCGGCGTCTCCGGTCGTGAATCGCGAGGCGGCGGCGCCAAATACCGTATCAAAATTAAATGAGCCGAAGTCTGCAAACACAAGAAACATCCCGATGAGAAATGCGAAATCACCGATACGATTGACTATGAAGGCCTTCATCCCAGCATCACCTGTCCATGTTATGCCGACACCTTCGAACTTCTTATCATACCAGAATCCGATAAGCAAGTAAGAGCAGAGACCGACGCCTTCCCACCCGAGGAACATCAAGAGATAATTGTCGGCAAGAACCAGGTTCAGCATCGCGAATACAAAAAGATTCAGGTAGGCAAAGAACCTGAACACACCTCTGTCCCCCTGCATGTAGCCGATCGAGTAAATGTGTATGAAGAAGCTCACGCCTGTGACAACAAGGAGCATCACAATCGAAATCTGATCGACTAAATACGAAACTCCTACCGTTAATCCCCCGGTAGAAATCCAGTCGTAAATATCGTACACGTGCCTGCGCTGGTCGTCCGGCTGACCCAGCATGTTCGAGAAAATCAAGATTGCACAAATGAAGGAGAGACCGATCGTTGCACTGCCGATAACGCCGACGACCTTTTCGCCAAGTTTTTTTTGGATGAAACTTCCGAAGAGTCCGTTAATCAAAACACCGATGATCGGGGATGCCATTACGCAGATGATCAGATTTTGCATGAATTATCCTTGAGCAGGATGTCCGACGGCTCTACCATTTCAGAACGTTCACTTCGTCTATGTTCACGGTTAATTTATTGCGGAAGAGGGCGATAATGATTGCCAACCCGACTGCAGACTCCGCCGCCGCAACTGCGATCACGAAGAAGACAAGTATCTGTCCGGCCGGATCGCCGGAATAAGCAGAGAATGCTATCAAAGACAGATTGACCGAATTAAGCATCAGTTCGACAGACATGAAAATCACGATCGCGTTTCGGAGAGTGAGAACCCCAACGACCCCGATTGTAAAGAGGACCGTGCTTAGACCGATATAATAGCCCAGTGGTACCATTTGTCCTTCTATTCAAACTTTTTCTTTGCCAACAGAATCGCTCCAACAATGGCGGCAAGCAATAGGATTGAAGTCATCTCGAATGGAAAAAGATAACTGCTGAACAAAACCTTGCCGATTGATTCGACTGTTCCCATCGATTCGGATTTAGGCGATATTTCCGAAGTCGACGCAAAATTCGTCACGAAGTAAAGCATCTCGATGAGCATTGCAATTCCCAAAAGTGCGGCGACCGACTTCCCCGAAGTCAATTTCCACTTGAGAAGTTTATCGTCCCCAAGATTGAGCAGCATTATCACAAAAAGAAACAGTACCATGATAGCACCGGCGTAGACCGTTATTTGTATGATCGCGATAAATTGTGCTCGAAGGAGGAGATAGAGGCAAGCGATGACAAAGAAGTTAAAAACAAGATAAAGTGCACTTGTTACGGGATTTCGGCGGGTTATCATCAGAATGGCGGAGGCAACAGCAGCCACAGCAAGAACAAGAAAAACAACAAACTCAAGATTCAACCGTTAACCTCTATCTGCATTTTCAGGGTAGAAAAAATATAGGACAGGAGGGGAAAATATTCAACGATCATAAACTCAAAATTCGGGAACCAAAAGCACGGATCGAAAGTCGAGTCTAAACAGCCTTAGCATTCGCTTTCGAATCATTATTTTGCCTTCTGAGCTTTGACTTTTGACACCGTCGACATATATTCTCAGACAAAATTGAGGAGGAGCAATGAAAACGATCGTTCCATCCGTTAGAAACAAATTCGTTTTTACGATAGTTGCGGTTTTAATAATCTCGGGAAAACCTTTTGCACAGATGGCGAAACCAACCTTCGGCCCGGAACTGGCAAGGTTGTCCTTCGTGACCGGCCATTTTAACACTCAGATTCGCTTGATGATGGGCAACAATACGGCTAACGGTACCGGCACAAATGAAGCTTACTGGGGACTGGATTCCATGTTCGTATTTTATTCTTCAGAAGAGACAGTCGCTGCGCTGGGATCATACAAAGGATTCGGCATATTGGGATATGATTCTCAAAATGGACGCTATGTTCTTTCTATGTTCAACAACTACGGCGATAGTCCCGTGTACAAAGGAAATTTTGTCGGAGATACTCTTACGATGACATCGAAAATTGAGACCCCGCAAGGACCATTTGATCAAAAGTTGAAGTGGTTCAATGATGGTAACAACGTGAGACTTCTCATCTTCAACGACTTTGGACAGGGATACACTCTGATTGTTGACCAGACGGCAGTACCTTCGCCAAAAAGCAAGAATGGAGATCAGAGAAGGTAGTCGAGCTGAAGATTCGCGGCAAAGTTCGGTTTCAAACTAGACCCTGCCAATTTACCAAGCCTTTGGCTGCTCGCCACTTCATGCTTTGAGCATTTTTATAGACAAGAGTTCTTTGTAAGCGTCCAGGTCATTCTTCGACTTGACCACGACCCTTACAGCGCGGAATTTCTCTCCGGCAGTTTTTAAATATTGATCCTTCAACTCCTTCGGGATTTTGCTTTTGAGGACGTCGCGCTCCAACTTGGAATTCAAGTAGAAAGACGTTCGAAAAGAGCCGTCGTGCACCGAAAGCCAAAAAAGTGTTTTCTTCTTTCTCGACACGTTGAGCAGCCAGGTTTTCCCATCGTTGTAGTATCTCCACCTCTCGACAAAGTCCGGGTGATTGGCGTGGTTGAATTCAAACAAGGATGTGAAAGCCGGTTTTGCTTTTCCCAAATGAGCGGAAAGTACTTCTTCGGTTGGAAAAATTTTAGGATCTGAAAGAACGGGTTTTTCCATAATGCCTCCTATTTGCTCATGTAAGTCCAACGACTCGTGGTCAAGTCGGATGTCACAGGGCACGTGGGGAAATACTAGTCCTATTCACTGGAGGTTGACCTCGGCGGTGTCCAATTGTCCCTCTTGACTTCCTTGAGCTGAACGACGACGCTTCCTATCAAAACTTTCACGTTAGCTTTCAAAGGAAGGGCGGAAGAATCTGCTACCATCCAGCCGACAACGTCTCCGCTGATACCGAAAGTCCCCGTGAAGTTAACACGACCCGAAAGACGATAGGAATCGAGTGGAAAATCGAAGGCAGTTACGTCGCATGGCTCCCTCCTCTCGTTAATCGTCAGGCTCACTGTGGATCTAACTGTATCGTCAATGATCGGCACATCGAGCTTCATCTCTTCTCCATTGGCACGGCGGCACACATTTCGCAGAAAGTAAATGAAGCTCACACCATTGGTGTAACTCGTGTCCATCTGCATGTCTATTTCTTTGATCAATTTATCGCCCCGCGATTGGGCCCATTCAATTTTCTTCCTGTCAAGCTGAAAATTCGTTGTCGTGTTGACCCGGATGTCTCCATCCTTTTGCGTTCGCAAATTAAACAAGCAGAAGAGAGTTTTCGCGTCGGCATACGTATCGTAGACGGCATGAAAATTTACAAACGGAACTCCGCTGTACGAATCTATATATGCGCGAAGCCGGTAAACCGACACACTGTCGTACTCACCGTTTCCGAGTACCTGGAATTTCACCGACCCGATCTTGAAGAAAAGATAACCAGCCTCGAAAGTCATCTCTTCGTTTACCTGCATCACTGAACTTGAATCGGTGGAATTCCAGCCCGCGGATTGCAGGTTCTTTGTCACGAGATTGAAGAAATTAATCGCATAGACGGAATTCAACGCCAATGCTGAGACCATCAAAGCAAATACGCCGACTGCAGAAATCCATACCGCCTTCTTGCAAGCCGCTTTGCGTCTGACGTCCATCTTCTAATCTAACAGGATTTACACGGATAGACAATTGATCCAGCAGAGAAATTTGCCAGTGCACTCGACTCGTCATGGAGCAGGAGTGACGACAGCGCTGCCTACTCTACTTTCGTGGCGATCCACCATGTCGTACCCCCTGCGTCTTTCACAGCTCCACGCTTATTTTCATCGCCTCTTTTCACCGGCTCCTGAACTGAAATCGCACCAGCTCGCAGTGCGCGTTCGTATGTCACATCCACATCTTCAACGTATATATGAACCTGGGAAGGGACGGGCGGCCAACCTTCCCCGCCATCAGTCATCATGATCACACTATCGCCGACGCGCACCTCAGCGTGCATAAGCTTTCCGTCAGGGCCGGGAACTTGACGCAGACTGACCGCATCGAAGACTTTCACGAGGAATTCAATCGTGCGCGCTGCTCCGTCTAACACTAAATATGGCGAGACTGTGTTGTAGCCTTTCGGCTTGTAAGGTGTATTCATTTTGCTCCTCTACTATCTCATTCCTTTTTCATTTCTTCATATACTTCCAGTTCCTTGCTTTGCCTTCGGCCATCCACTCGATTGCCGTACCAAGTCTCTTCTTCCTAGTTTCCTCGGTCTTAGCCTCGACGACCCATTCAACGTAGTCTCTTTTATTTGACTCGGTGAAGTTCCTGTAAGTCTCAAGTGCCTTCTTGTTCTTTCTAAGCGCAGCCATGAAATATGGAGGCGCTTTCAATTGAGCTTTTGGTCTTGCCTTGTTCGACGGCGCTTTCACGCCTTCTTCATTCAACTTCATGGCTTTCTTGATGTAGCCTATCAGGATACTCTCCGAAGGCAAGTCGGAAATTTCCTTAATCCTGCCGAAGCTTCCCATCGCCTCTTCTCCAGCCTCAGCATATTTATCGCCGAATATCAGCTTCCCCTTCCAGAAACCGAACGAGCAATGCTCCTTGAAGGCAGCCATGTTGCACATCATTCCGTCGTAGAGAAAAAATGGCATTCCCCACTTGACTGCCTCTTCAACTTCAGGACAGGCGGCGTGGACAACTTTCCTGATGTGATCCAATATCGGTTTGGCAAAATCCGCCGACCTTTCTATATAGGCATCGATTTGGTGATTAAAACTTTTTGGGAATGAATGCTGGAGATTTGTTTTCGCCATTTGCTACCTCGCTCGATTGAATTGCTCAATCGAATTTATTTAATAAAGAATTAATTACCAACAAGCCGGAACCGACTCAAGTGCTTATCGTTTCATCCGAGAATATATGTAGAACGACGTCGTTCCTCTCTCACTCCCTTAGTATTGGCAGGCACCCGCGTGGCCTGCCAATTTCTGTGGCCCGAAACCTCTTTCAAGTTGAGGTATCGAGATTTGAATTGAGGCCCACCCCGAAATTTGCTTCTTTGCATAAGCCAGTTTACTTTTTTATGCAGAATCACCGATAAGATAATCACTTGGAGTTTACACCATGTCTCACTTCTATGATGACCTGAACAATCCTGAAACAGTCTCCGTCATCGATGAGCTGTCCTACTGGTCGGCACCGTTTGGATTGAAGCTTTTGGACGTCGTTCGGTATAAAAAGAACATCCACGCATTGGACATCGGTTGCGGACCGGGATTTCCACTCCTGGAACTCTCAATGCGGCTGGGAAATACATCGAAAGTCTTCGGAATCGATCCATGGAAAGCCGCGCTCGACCGTGTCCGGCAAAAAATAAGGATATACGAGTTAGCGAACGTTGAAGTCATTGGGGGTCATGCTGAAGAGATGCCCTTCGATCCAGGCTACTTCGACTTGGTTGTCTCTAACAACGGAATCAACAATGTCACGGACCTCGACAAGACTTTTGAAGAATGCCGCCGGGTTACAAAGAGCGGCGCGCAGTTTATCTTCACATTCAACACAGATCAGACCTTCGTGGAATTCTATGATGTGTACCGTGACATCCTTAGGAAACGCGGGATGGAAAAGTGGCAGGAGAAGCTATCCGAGCATATTTATTCAAAACGCAGACCCGTTTCCGAATTCAAGGAGAAATTAAAGAAGAATGGCTTCAAGGTTGCG belongs to Candidatus Acidiferrales bacterium and includes:
- a CDS encoding DUF1579 family protein, with amino-acid sequence MKTIVPSVRNKFVFTIVAVLIISGKPFAQMAKPTFGPELARLSFVTGHFNTQIRLMMGNNTANGTGTNEAYWGLDSMFVFYSSEETVAALGSYKGFGILGYDSQNGRYVLSMFNNYGDSPVYKGNFVGDTLTMTSKIETPQGPFDQKLKWFNDGNNVRLLIFNDFGQGYTLIVDQTAVPSPKSKNGDQRR
- a CDS encoding class I SAM-dependent methyltransferase → MSHFYDDLNNPETVSVIDELSYWSAPFGLKLLDVVRYKKNIHALDIGCGPGFPLLELSMRLGNTSKVFGIDPWKAALDRVRQKIRIYELANVEVIGGHAEEMPFDPGYFDLVVSNNGINNVTDLDKTFEECRRVTKSGAQFIFTFNTDQTFVEFYDVYRDILRKRGMEKWQEKLSEHIYSKRRPVSEFKEKLKKNGFKVASVYQDIFYYRFVDATAMLDHFFIKLAFMPSWKEIIPDNRREETFQEIERKLNLESGKSRGFTMQVPFVTMDCVKM
- a CDS encoding VOC family protein — translated: MNTPYKPKGYNTVSPYLVLDGAARTIEFLVKVFDAVSLRQVPGPDGKLMHAEVRVGDSVIMMTDGGEGWPPVPSQVHIYVEDVDVTYERALRAGAISVQEPVKRGDENKRGAVKDAGGTTWWIATKVE
- a CDS encoding DUF3108 domain-containing protein, which gives rise to MDVRRKAACKKAVWISAVGVFALMVSALALNSVYAINFFNLVTKNLQSAGWNSTDSSSVMQVNEEMTFEAGYLFFKIGSVKFQVLGNGEYDSVSVYRLRAYIDSYSGVPFVNFHAVYDTYADAKTLFCLFNLRTQKDGDIRVNTTTNFQLDRKKIEWAQSRGDKLIKEIDMQMDTSYTNGVSFIYFLRNVCRRANGEEMKLDVPIIDDTVRSTVSLTINERREPCDVTAFDFPLDSYRLSGRVNFTGTFGISGDVVGWMVADSSALPLKANVKVLIGSVVVQLKEVKRDNWTPPRSTSSE
- a CDS encoding DUF3788 family protein; its protein translation is MEKPVLSDPKIFPTEEVLSAHLGKAKPAFTSLFEFNHANHPDFVERWRYYNDGKTWLLNVSRKKKTLFWLSVHDGSFRTSFYLNSKLERDVLKSKIPKELKDQYLKTAGEKFRAVRVVVKSKNDLDAYKELLSIKMLKA
- a CDS encoding YdeI/OmpD-associated family protein encodes the protein MAKTNLQHSFPKSFNHQIDAYIERSADFAKPILDHIRKVVHAACPEVEEAVKWGMPFFLYDGMMCNMAAFKEHCSFGFWKGKLIFGDKYAEAGEEAMGSFGRIKEISDLPSESILIGYIKKAMKLNEEGVKAPSNKARPKAQLKAPPYFMAALRKNKKALETYRNFTESNKRDYVEWVVEAKTEETRKKRLGTAIEWMAEGKARNWKYMKK
- a CDS encoding NADH-quinone oxidoreductase subunit J — encoded protein: MNLEFVVFLVLAVAAVASAILMITRRNPVTSALYLVFNFFVIACLYLLLRAQFIAIIQITVYAGAIMVLFLFVIMLLNLGDDKLLKWKLTSGKSVAALLGIAMLIEMLYFVTNFASTSEISPKSESMGTVESIGKVLFSSYLFPFEMTSILLLAAIVGAILLAKKKFE
- the nuoK gene encoding NADH-quinone oxidoreductase subunit NuoK, translating into MVPLGYYIGLSTVLFTIGVVGVLTLRNAIVIFMSVELMLNSVNLSLIAFSAYSGDPAGQILVFFVIAVAAAESAVGLAIIIALFRNKLTVNIDEVNVLKW
- the nuoL gene encoding NADH-quinone oxidoreductase subunit L codes for the protein MQNLIICVMASPIIGVLINGLFGSFIQKKLGEKVVGVIGSATIGLSFICAILIFSNMLGQPDDQRRHVYDIYDWISTGGLTVGVSYLVDQISIVMLLVVTGVSFFIHIYSIGYMQGDRGVFRFFAYLNLFVFAMLNLVLADNYLLMFLGWEGVGLCSYLLIGFWYDKKFEGVGITWTGDAGMKAFIVNRIGDFAFLIGMFLVFADFGSFNFDTVFGAAASRFTTGDAAVTWIAVLFFIGATGKSAQIPLYIWLPDAMAGPTPVSALIHAATMVTAGVYMIARSAVLYALAPTAMLIVAIVGAVTAIYAASMGLVQNDIKKVLAYSTISQLGYMFLAVGVGAFGAGLFHLMTHAFFKALLFLGAGAIIHALHEEQDLRNMGGLKTFMPGTYKTFLLASLAISGIPPLAGFFSKDEILSYAFASSPVLWVIGAITAFLTAFYIFRLFIMTFEGKPRFDVHHLHVHDARATMLVPLWVLGVLSVVGGWIGIPSVLGGGENFDKFLEPAFENAQAKMSSVFFTDASTEYMLMIVSVLLCIGGIYLAYAAYRKRPELSAKLRRSVGDFYEILLNKYYIDEIFQAIVVRPLVFVSDRYLRRGLDEIVIDGTVNGVGRIVGFFGKILRRVQTGFVQNYALIFVIGIIIIIGFLIYAH